Within the Eucalyptus grandis isolate ANBG69807.140 chromosome 1, ASM1654582v1, whole genome shotgun sequence genome, the region aaaaagaaaaaagaaaagaagaaagcaaagtTTATCTGTAAATTACGTAAGATATGCAATCGGTGGCATCATCATCACTCCCAGATTTTGGTGGCTTCCTCCTGTCTTGGGAGTCAATGTAGGTCCTCACTCCAACATGTGCATACTTCCATTGCTGGACTTGACTAATCAGATCGAATTAATTACGTTCGACTATGCAAGAAATGTAGGTACGTAACTCAAAAACATTCGTTTGGTATAAGGATATTTGCAATTCCATGATtcgatatatgtatatattgacTCGCCTCCAACGTTCAAATCAAACCAACTATCCAACAAAAGAATTTAAcgaaaacaaaccaaaaaataGGCCATGAAGATCCGACATTCAAATCAAACCAATTATCCAACAAAAGAATTTAACGACAAACCAATAAATAGACCATGAAGATCTACCGTCCTCAGTAGTTATGGTTGTCTTACACGTAAACCCCAACCAAAACCTCTCCAGACATCAAAACCATCCACCATGAATATCTCCTGCCACTTTTCAtgttttcaaatttcaacatGTGCCTTTCTTGGAATGAAATGAAGCATTATTTCTTACAAAAGCAAAAAACCAtgataaaaaaaaccctagtcGCCGTGGTTTATACTAAGTCATtacatcatctttttttttggtaaagagtcATTACATCATCTTTCATCTctcattctcttcatttttggcCAACCTTCGCTTATTCCTACTGCTTTAGGCTTTTGCTCTGGTACTTCGGTTGTCGTCTTTGGTCTCTCATTCTCGTTAGtttcattgtttttttaatgatcgTTTTCTTCgatttgatacttaagtgatccagTGAAAATTTTTAACATTAATATGAGCTTTGTACATAACTTTTGGCGCTTCTGATATTTTTCTCCCGCCTATTCTCAAACATCAATCACAATATTATTCTTTTGAAGAAGGAACTTCAAGAAATCACTATCATAACGGGTTGATGGACAAAGAGAGATGcaactgaaaaaagaaattggagaaaTATGAAGGCATGAGGAAATGTATTAGGGCATGAGGTCGAGAATCAAATAGATGAAGAGGGTAGATAAAGTACGAAAATTTTCCATGCGACAATGATTTAGAAAAGGCTGAGGTATAGGATTTTTATGTTACAACTAATGACGAGTCTTGGGTCCATGATAATGGAAGATTTCAACAaatgataattaattatttgggataaatacaATCGTGGACCCAAGCAAGTTCTATAACTACTTCACCTGAATTCTAGGGCGTAAAAACACGAGGGTATTCTCTGGAAAGGGGGAAGAAAAACTACCTATCAACTTAGGGAGTGAGGCGTGTGAGCACTGGGACATTAAAAATAAGGAACGCATTCGTGCAGTTTGCTGCACGAGTGAACATGCAATGGAGGCCCTCACTGGCAACTCTGGTTGCTCTTGCTTCAGTAGGAATAGGATTTTTATGTTAAAACTGATGACGAGTCCCGGGTCCATGATAATGGAAGACATTGTAGCAGatgataattaattatataGGATAAGCAGatgataattaattatataGGATAAACACAAtcgaaatcctaaaacttatcatggaagaacaaaatctaaaacttttaaaaagtgcaactaaattttacaatttaatcataaaactcAAATAcaccaatttaataagttttttagaatttgattgtattttttgaaaattttatgattcaattgcgACTTCATGATGATTTTTAGGTTGTGATTGTACATTTTAAAgtattttaagacttaattgcatttttttgaaaagattttcacTACGTTTAttctttttgataattatcactttttttttttaattttattttaagtaGCCTCAAAATCCTCTTCTTTTTTAGCCTTACCCGCTAGCGGGAAGATTCAGGTAAAAACATCCCTAATTAACAAAAGCAAACGGAAGATTTAGGTAATAACATCACTGGTCATTGCCTTTGTACTTCCCAAAATTGACTTGACCTTGTCCCCTCTATCTTGGCACCACTTTATACAcacacatgcatgcatgcacatACATAGACACACAATCATATATATAGCCTTTATCCTTCGAACCCGAGTTGACTTtgatcttgttcttctttcccaATATTACGtcgttaagatttcaagagagtATAGAGAGAAACTATGGCCGGCATAGATAAAcatctgttttctttttaagggTTTAGATACCATTAgcgaaagaaaataattataggatcgaaactttcttttattaatggaTGGACCACGATTAgcaaaattaaatttcataagTGTGTCAGCAGCCGACCCGTActtgcaaattgattttttatttcatcaacaatgtaccaaataaaaatcttttctttttgtctcgtATAATTTAATCCCATCCTCGCAGAACAATATTGTTAATAGGCGTCACGGTAATTGCTTTTTATATTGGCCATGACATAATAATGAACTAAGATCGAGGCATCCGAAAATTATTATGAGTGAGAGACTGATTTATATATAGAATTTGTCATTTCCAAATGTGTCTTCCTCTCTTAACTTCTTCACCACCTTAACAGTTAAGCATCAacaatcactctctctctctctctccctccatcttCAGACGACGTCGCCGATTCCTTCCATCGATTGATCCGCCGGCGACGTGAGCAGCACCTCCGGTTAAATGGGCCCGGGCCAGTACACGGGATGGTTTGGGTTCTGCATCGGGATCTCCCTCGGTGTCTTGGCCCTCATCGTTCTCTTCACCCTTGCCTCCTACGTCTGCACCCGCTTCTGCATACCGCCGCCCCAGACTCCGGTCACGGGAGCCGACCACTTACCTGGACCCGGGCCAGTTCACGGGAGCCGACCCCTCACGTCGGCAGTGGACGGCGGCTACTCGATCGCGATCATGCTCGGCCTCAACGAGGCCACTCTAGGGAGCTTCCCGAAGCTCCTCTACTCTCAGGTGAAGGGCGCAGGCTCGAGCTGCTGCTCCATTTGCTTGTTGGAGTACAAGGAGAGGGACGTGCTGAGGCTGCTGCCGGACTGTGGCCATTACTTCCACTCGAAGTGCGTCGATCCGTGGCTGAGAACGAACCCGTCCTGTCCGAACTGCAGGACCTTGCCGGTCCTGACTCCAGTCGCGACGCCCCTTGCTGAGGTCCCCATGTTGATGGCACCGCGGCGGTAATACTGACCGATCAGAAGGTGGCGGAATTGCGGGCGAAGGCTCCTGAATCAAACAAAATCTACTGTAAGTGAATTGAGATTTCTCGTGCACGAGTTCCAGGTGTGGACTGAAACTGACCGACTTCGCGCCATTTTCGACGCTTCTTTTTCCAGTTTTTTGTATTATCTTCGGTTGCTCAGACGTCGCGTTCGGCGGGTGGGCCGGTGGTTCGCCGCCGGACGATGTGCGGCTAGCACAACAACAGcttgagatgatgatgatgtggtAGGTCATATACAATAGAATGAGAACAGAGCAGATGATGCTAAGCTACCTGTCGTTTTGAGTCGTAGGGTCCTCGCTCCAACATGCATCCAATACATCCTTTGCTGGACGTTGCTAATTAGATTTGCGTTTCGACCATGTAACATAGGTACGTAACTTGAAAACGTTCATCTAGTATGAGGAAATTTGCATTACCGCAATTCGGTATATGCATATGTCGGCTCGCCTCTGACGTCCAAATCGAACTAGTTCAACAAACGAATTTTAGCGAGAACAAACCAATAGATAGAAAGCAGTTTGCTTGATTGGGTTTGGTTGGTAAAATTTTGAGTACCGATTGCCGGTGTTGCAAAGCACAGCTATTATAAAGTGATCGGAAAATtaccttaaaaaagaaaaaaaactaaacttcttgtatttatgtcaatttaagattaaacttttcaatttgatcaattgagttataaacattttgatgatttgtcaatgtagttaTTCTAATGAATCTGAAGAACTCCGGTTTGTTCCTTTTGCCACAAACTGAAGGTTTTAATTCATGGGGTTTTAGCTTCTTCCTGTGATCTCTTCGTCTAGTTCAAGATGGtctttaaaggaaaattataatggcctgctagatctagtgaggtgaagcctcgccggccatcggTGTGGGCCAGCAAccggcggaggaagaagaaaataaaaagaaaagttgaaagaaaataataaaaaagaaaagaaataattgaattttttttgtaaaaagttGAAAAGGTCAACTCCAGATCGATCCTACTATGTAGGATGGCCGGTATCTGCGTCAtagatttttttaccaaaattagTCAAGTAATTATATTAGTAAATCgttcaaaaatttagaattaaattggtaaaattgaagaCTTAAGATCGAATTGACATTTATACAATAAAAATGGAGCGATAAGTATAGAATTttggacattttaaaatttgtgaGATGAAAAAGGATGAAAAATCTAGAAGCCGTGTTAGTTTCACCAGAGACCCTCATCGGCAACGAAGGCCTCGCCCAGCTCTGGATGGAAAGTCTCTCCCCCAAAGGCCCTCTTTGGCCGAACTCTCTCTCATTTTGGTCCTTCTTATAAGAATTAGACAGAAAAATACTCTCTTGCTCTCTAAAAAGtggaaaatctctctctctctctctctctctcctcttctctagCCTCGCCGGGCATCTCTCCCTCTGCCAATCTTCCACTCATGACTAGCTTATTCTCGACAGTTTTTGGCCGGTCTCACTTTGCGACCAACCTCATCACGGAGTCCCCTAAGCTAGTCCAGGTGGTTGCCTCCTTCAAACTTCACCGGAATTGCCTTGATTTGGCTGATATCGAAAGTTGCTCGTCGGACAACTTCAAAGGTAGGTTCAAATCTCAAATGAACATTCAAGGATGCTCAAATCAAACTACAGTCTAATAAAATTGAAGTTATACTTCAATCTAAGTTTGATATTAGGTTAGGATGTGATGAGatcaaagtgaaattaagaGGAAATTGCCTATAGTTTAGGTTGAATTTAGTGAAATCAAATATCAATTATATGTTTAGATAACTTAAGCTACTTAATTTCGTGATGATCGAAACATGCTTAAGTAGGAATTGATGTCGACTTTGGTTTATAGATGTCAATTAAACTTGATTTCTTGAAATTaagagattgatttttctaaggGAGCAAATTGCCATTGGCATTTAGGTgatcgatttttcaattttgttacaCTTAAGTGAGTGAAAAAATGTTACGACATTTAATTAAGTTCCGTacaaaattatgacacttataCTATTCTTATCCCTGAAAATCATCATGAGATCAACCTAACTTACTTCTAAATCAATATTTATGCAACATACATCAATCAGTGAACAAAAAACATCTAACCTAAGGAGTTCAGCTGCATGAAGATAGCAAGGCTTCAATCAAACTTATTTTAGAGTTGAATTCCTACGAATcttcatttaattatattttcatgataaattttaaatttttcgatgcatttatcttcttttttcagAAAGCAGCCTTAAAATCCAGTTCTCTTTTCCGGCCTTATCCACCAGATGGAAGATTCAGTTAATTATATCACTCCCCCTCCCCCAATATATATCCTTTTGTCTTTATCATACTAACCTGAGTTGGCTTTGACCTATTGGATGCAAATTAAAATCCCAAGATCTttataaccagaacaagaacatgcataatttaatagaaagattaacgcacctgttttagGATCTATCGTTCTTGATGCAGAAGCGAAAAATCGATATCCACGCGTCAAGTTATTCTtttctattgccctccgtatcactagaCGACCCCCTCACTCTTTAGCGCTAAGTTAACTTATGTGATGATATATgagagaattagggttagaggagaaacttgagtactatttatagagtttccaaccagaCCCCGTCATTACGggtcaggctcaactcggctcaCATTAATCAGCCtcatattatattaattaagaaatcttctaTCTTACCTTAGATCAACCCCATTTTACAATaaccgtaaaacggtaaattacaatatcaattaatatagtccacattaggaaaactcttacatgaCCTTGTCTTCTTTCCCAAAAATACTGCTTCATTCGGATCCCAAGAGAGTATAAAGAGAAATTTTGGCCGGCAGATTAACCATCTTGTGTTTATTTAAGGGTTTATATGGAAAACCGTAAGTTAAAGATATTTCTTACACAAGATAATCATAAGATGAAAATTGTCATTTATAAATGGACCGAACATGGTTAGCAAAATTAAATATCATGTATGTGTTGGCAGCAGAACAGTGCTTGTGGATTGTTCTTAATTTCGCCGGCTATGTATCGAATAAAAATCTTTTCTCCTTAGCCTCATATAATCTACTCCCTTTCTCGCTATAAAGTTTTGTTAACCAGCGGTACGTTAGCTGCTTTTTATATAAGGAAATTAGAGCACAGCATGCAAGATTACTCTGAGTAAGAGATGACGGAATCCGCTGCGTCATAAATCAAGTGCCGTGCAGCACTCAAGTTAATGCTGGAGGGTACGGCTTTGATTTTGCCCAGACTGAACCTTCTTGCATTATGGATGGGGTGAAAGGCAAATCAGTATTTGATATCAATGATTTGCGGGGAATTTCTTTCACGGGTCAGGAAGATCTCAACCGTCAATTTTGCCAGTCCCGATTGGGCTCCGCATGTGGTCGGGTCTCACGAAATTAACGGTTGTGGTGCTTTACCATTGGCtaagaaaaacaaatcaaaagagagagcttattaggggtgagcatggtcccgATTGGTCTGGGCCACTCCCTAActctaggaccaacccgtacagtgtcggtcctcaatttttaggaccgaagACCGACCTTATT harbors:
- the LOC104423360 gene encoding RING-H2 finger protein ATL70; its protein translation is MGPGQYTGWFGFCIGISLGVLALIVLFTLASYVCTRFCIPPPQTPVTGADHLPGPGPVHGSRPLTSAVDGGYSIAIMLGLNEATLGSFPKLLYSQVKGAGSSCCSICLLEYKERDVLRLLPDCGHYFHSKCVDPWLRTNPSCPNCRTLPVLTPVATPLAEVPMLMAPRR